From the Porites lutea chromosome 5, jaPorLute2.1, whole genome shotgun sequence genome, the window CACGATAGAGTAAAACACATAAACGTTCCAGTATAAGCTTAAAGGATGGCTGGCTTACCAGATGAAGTGGTACCAAGTGATGCCCAGTATAGATGACAAGCTGCGAAAGGTTGAGGACTACAAAACTTCTGTTTTTCCACATCGACAAATCCAGTACTTTTTCGCTGTGCTTGTCCACGGGTTCCTTAAAGTCTTTAACTGCCGCATGAGTCTCATCGTCTGCCACGTTGGGATCAAATACCCAACTGGTTAAGAAAACAAGGAATGCTAAGCAGCCCAGTCCGGCAAACGTCCTTCTCCAACCAAATGCTGTTAACAAAGCCTCACACACCGGGGTCATCACCACCAAAGCACCTCCTACGCTCATTGTAATTATTCCTGTTGCTACGGAACGATTTTTGACAAAATAACGGGGAACTATCTCGTAAATAGCCATATAAACTAAGCTTGAACCAAACCCATAAATACCACCATATGTCAAGAACATTAGATGTAAACCAGGAACTATAGATGTAAAAAGAAGACCACCCACACATATTAATGATCCACAGGCCACAACAATACGGGCACCAAAGCGATTTGTCAATCTCCCGGATAAAGGACCGAAAAGACCGCTAGCTGACATTGCGAATGAGCCAACCCAtgctgaaagagaaaaaaaaacaatgcttgTAACTTTCCTTTTTCTACCTTCCTATGATTTTTCATTCACTTACACAATTATTTCCCCCGCACGCAATTAGCAAAGTTAACCGTTTCGAGCCAGTGCTTACCCCTAATCAGTATGGTAATTGTTTAACCCAAATCACTATTTTTAGtgctaaccctaatcactgtaGTCAGTACTCACTCCCATATACCGATGTTACTTTGTGTAGACATCATAACGTATGCAAGGGCGGTTTGAGCTAATTGGGCACTATTGTTAGCCGGGCCAACTGTACCGTGGAAACAAAACGCCTCGCATACGCAGATAAGTAACCAGGCTTttttaacaaagcaaagaaagatGTTAGCGAGTTAAAAGGCTATCGTAATACCTACCAGTATTAGATTTTCCTTGTTTAAACTCCTGGAGAAGGTGGGGAAATATCATGCCAAAACAGTAGGCTGATCCCAATACAATGACGTCGGAAATGGCACCAACTGCACACACGATCCACGACCAGTAAGAGTCTGGTTGTCGTAATTTCTTTCCTCTTACATCTCCTGTCTTGGATGAATCTAGAGTTTCCCCGGATTCAATCAAAAACCCATGGGAGGAGGCTTCTCTTGACATTTTTGAACGCTGTTTTAAAAGGTAGAGGCTTATTCAGGCggtctttaaagaaaaaaagaacaataaataACTGGCTACTGCCCAATTTTGCTCCAACTGCTCCGTTCTTAAGAATTTCTTTTCCGTTATAATAAACTCCTTACATCCTATTTCCTTTCTCAACGCAAACTGGAAAGTACCTCACAAAGAGTAAATTAAACATGCACGAGCGCTCGCGCGATGACAGAGGGTTAAAGCGTGAGCGCTCCGCACTCGCCACACATGTCCAGTTTACGAATAAACTGAATATATTTTCGAGGTGGGCTCGGTGGGCTGCTAATAAAGCCGTCTTTCCTCGCAacacgtccccagcggcgaggagcgaggagagacagCTGTATTCGAAGGCTAAACCCGAGAAAATAGAAAGCTCTCTCAGCCCATAATTACATAGACtgcttcagatttagtgagagagcagtgcacgcgcgcgggagccgcgggacgcgcgaaacgagggcggcatCTCCCGTCTCTCGCCTTCAGTCACacgcgtggccatttgcgtgtctcgcgttttgctcgacggactacagaaagagagactgctcgtagtctaataattacagtaattaAATTAGTGTCAAAAAACGTGGAAGAACGCCCTTTTTATGAAAGAAAACGGGCGTTACGATGATTGCAAATGTGACGGTTCCCATATTATCATCGACAAGATAAGAtcgaaaagaaacaaaaatctaGACCAGTGAGTTGTCTAACCCTTAGTTTAAACCGTACCACAGCGACGTCGTCATCCGCAGGGAAGAGGAGATAGACCACACAATTTTATGTGAGCAATCAAGCGCGGATCATCGCAAGTAGAAGTGGCACATTatgagggtgtgaatggggttaaccgactagccaCGAAGGGCCAAAAATAttctgactaccgacaaaacacGAAAAAACTTCCCGACTACCAACAGGAATTATCGATcttaatttatgtattttttctaGCTTAGGAAATAACCTCTGTCTGTAAATTTATGACTCATCAGTTGGTCCAACGGAAACAATTTCCTCTTTTGCTGGTACAGAAGATACTACcaactttataaattttattgaaaagacaaaggtgtGAAAGGGAACATTTTAGACCCCTGTAGACTATTTCTTTTTCGATGGACGTCACAGGTCTTTACCCAAACATACCACTAAACGAAAGCATTGAAATAGTTTGCAGAGCAAGGAGCCGATTAGTTCGGCTCCGGGCAGAGCATTTGAAAATTTCTACGAAAACAACCCTTTTATTCCTACACATCATTTgcgagaaatgcttagattaatcctcaaagaaaattctttccagtttaatggaaaGCTCTACCTACAAATCCAAGGTACCGGGTAGGGAACAAAGACAGTAGTTTcctttgccaacattttcatgcCATATATTGAAAATGCTCTACTACAGTTACCAATATAACTTGAAGATCGTGGGCGTTCCACTTATCTCAGAAAGCGAATCTGCGCAAGACACCGGAGAGTTGTGTGCGAAGCTATTTTCTGGCCTTGGAGTCGATGTCTCCATCTCAGAGATCGACATTGCCCATAGGGTTCCACAGCGAGATACTTCAACCGGTAATGGCAACCAAAGACAACCGAACCCGATAATTTGCAAATTCACTAGAAGGATGACAGGAGACACAGTGCTGGCGTCGAGAGAAAACCTCAGCCGACTAACTACCGAGGACCTGGATCTCCCGTCCACTGCTCAAAATTAATCGGATAGCAATTTACAGCCACCTCACGCCGAGACTACATGAGCTGTTACATTCAGCGACGGCGCACCAAAACACATACAACTACAAGTGGTGCTTGGCAAAAGGTGCACGGCAATCTTCCTACGCAAAACGAATTCTTCTATGACGATTCGTCTGAGGTCGATTGACGACTTAACTGAGTTAAGACTGCGTGAACGCCCTGAACCTCGACCGGAGGATCCTTGCAGCTAACTTAAAACTACTTTTATGTTTTATCACTGATATTACTATGAAAGGCAGGAACAAAACTACAGTGAAATCTATTAGATCTACATTGAAGGTTTTACCGTATTATAGTTGTTCTGGAAATTTGGCAGAAATTCATGGCCAGTTTAATAATTCAGTTTCGACCACATGTAAAACTAAAAAGGAATTAGACAAGCTTACTAGCTTATATGACCTTACATCATAATTTGGACCCCGCTGATTACTGCTCTAATAGAATAACTAGTCGATATTTCTCCCCCCATAGttttaaggaaaagaaaacgaagtTGTCAAAAGATGAGACTATCTCTagcttttctgtttttcataACAACGTAGTCAGCCTCAATCGTAACCTGGAAAATCTTCAAACTCGACTTTTGCATGAActagattttcattttaatcatagttaattgagtggaatggttatgaaacccgtcagactcctttgttatatgtttttgtggacctgaaagtgcacaacgttcaaaagaattcctatcattttgattgtattgaccaataaaaacgttgcattaatttattccgtaacaatttgccaacagaaaacaaaggattgtgcactttcagggtgcttccaacataaactgcagcactgttgtttttattattgatgtttgccgcttttcataaccagtctcctctaataactatgtttTAATGTCATCGGAGTTACTGAAACAAAAATCACCAATGCTAATTCACAAATGTGCACAGCACATATACCTGGCTACGTATTTGAATACGTTCCAGCGCCTCTGGCGTTTGGGGGTGTAGGAATGTTTATTGACGAATCACTTGATTATCGTATTTTAGAAAAGACCTCTAATGAAGTTTTTCAGGTATTGTGGACTGAGTTCTCCTTTGTGAataagaaaaatgttatttgtgGAATCTTTTATAGACAGCATATCTCACCTGAAATCTTTCAATCATATTTTGATGAGACTATTGGAAAAACTTGCGTCCTCTGGGAAACACATTGTAATCATGGGTGATTTCAACATTGACCTTCTAAAATGCGCATCATCTTCGTATAGTCACGAGTTTTTGTCTTCCcttcaaagttgttttctctttccctCAATCGACAAACCAACACGTGTTCGCTGTACTTCGGTCACCCTAACTGACAACATCTTTATTAATAATCCTGATCAAGTTGTGGCTTGTGGAAATATAATCTCTGATATAAGTGATCATTTTTCGCAATTCTGTATTCTGAAATCTATAAGGGATAAAATTAAGATATAAAAGTCGAAAGTGCGGGACTTTTCTAGATTTTCTAGGGAGAGTTTTAACtttaatctctctaatgtgGACTGGAATGCACTCTTAAATAAAAAACCGTGTTACGCGGacaatttattttcttctttttataacaagtttaacaaaattaataagtAAACATGCACCTATGAAAACAATTTCAAACCACAAAGCAAAACAGCTCTCTAAACCATGGATTACCAAAGGTATAAGAATCTCcattaaagttaaaaataagtTATATGCGTCTAATGACATCGCCGATTATAAAATCTATAGGAACAAAATTTGTACCTTAACGCGTTTAAGGAAACAGCAATattattctaatttttttaGTGATAACTTAActaatatgaaaaaaacatgggggggggggggggggcggcaaTAAACAATGTACTTGCCCGTAaattgaagaacacaaaacCTATTACTTTTATTAA encodes:
- the LOC140937068 gene encoding monocarboxylate transporter 4-like — translated: MSREASSHGFLIESGETLDSSKTGDVRGKKLRQPDSYWSWIVCAVGAISDVIVLGSAYCFGMIFPHLLQEFKQGKSNTAWVGSFAMSASGLFGPLSGRLTNRFGARIVVACGSLICVGGLLFTSIVPGLHLMFLTYGGIYGFGSSLVYMAIYEIVPRYFVKNRSVATGIITMSVGGALVVMTPVCEALLTAFGWRRTFAGLGCLAFLVFLTSWVFDPNVADDETHAAVKDFKEPVDKHSEKVLDLSMWKNRSFVVLNLSQLVIYTGHHLVPLHLAKYCEDLGIKEDQVIWLYMCIGLVSLLARLPGSKLCDVISPVKVLFVFAIVSALSALLLPLATTLIRLLCYASVYGLADGMMAIGGILCCLQMLTPKQKAQGLGFYLLFNCIAFLCGPPIGGLVAEKTNSYHVAFRFASGLEFLGLFNFGLYLCLNEKLTRKRIEIEPEPSPLATLCVIEKETVL